In the genome of Pongo pygmaeus isolate AG05252 chromosome 9, NHGRI_mPonPyg2-v2.0_pri, whole genome shotgun sequence, one region contains:
- the KCNJ5 gene encoding G protein-activated inward rectifier potassium channel 4, with the protein MAGDSRNAMNQDMEIGVTPWDPKKIPKQARDYVPIATDRTRLLAEGKKPRQRYMEKSGKCNVHHGNVQETYRYLSDLFTTLVDLKWRFNLLVFTMVYTVTWLFFGFIWWLIAYIRGDLDHVGDQEWIPCVENLSGFVSAFLFSIETETTIGYGFRVITEKCPEGIILLLVQAILGSIVNAFMVGCMFVKISQPKKRAETLMFSNNAVISMRDEKLCLMFRVGDLRNSHIVEASIRAKLIKSRQTKEGEFIPLNQTDINVGFDTGDDRLFLVSPLIISHEINEKSPFWEMSQAQLHQEEFEVVVILEGMVEATGMTCQARSSYMDTEVLWGHRFTPVLTLEKGFYEVDYNTFHDTYETNTPSCCAKELAEMKREGRLLQYLPSPPLLGGCAEAGLDAEAEQNEEDEPKGLGGSREARGLV; encoded by the exons ATGGCTGGCGATTCTAGGAATGCCATGAACCAGGACATGGAGATTGGAGTCACTCCCTGGGACCCCAAGAAGATTCCCAAACAGGCCCGCGATTATGTCCCCATTGCCACAGACCGTACACGCCTGCTGGCTGAGGGCAAGAAGCCACGCCAGCGCTACATGGAGAAGAGCGGCAAGTGCAACGTGCACCACGGCAACGTCCAGGAGACCTACCGGTACCTGAGTGACCTCTTCACCACCCTGGTCGACCTCAAGTGGCGCTTCAACCTGCTCGTCTTCACCATGGTTTACACCGTCACCTGGCTGTTCTTCGGCTTCATTTGGTGGCTCATTGCTTACATCCGGGGTGACCTGGACCATGTTGGTGACCAAGAGTGGATTCCTTGTGTTGAAAACCTCAGTGGCTTCGTGTCCGCTTTCCTGTTCTCCATTGAAACTGAAACCACCATTGGGTATGGCTTCCgagtcatcacagagaagtgtccaGAGGGGATTATACTCCTCTTGGTCCAGGCCATCCTGGGCTCCATCGTCAATGCCTTCATGGTGGGGTGCATGTTTGTCAAGATCAGCCAGCCCAAGAAGAGAGCGGAGACCCTCATGTTTTCCAACAACGCAGTCATCTCCATGCGGGACGAGAAGCTGTGCCTCATGTTCCGGGTGGGCGACCTCCGCAACTCCCACATCGTGGAGGCCTCCATCCGGGCCAAGCTCATCAAGTCCCGGCAGACCAAAGAGGGGGAGTTCATCCCCTTGAACCAGACAGACATCAACGTGGGCTTTGACACAGGTGACGACCGCCTCTTCCTGGTGTCTCCTCTGATCATCTCCCACGAGATCAACGAGAAGAGCCCTTTCTGGGAGATGTCTCAGGCTCAGCTGCATCAGGAAGAGTTTGAAGTCGTGGTCATTCTAGAAGGGATGGTGGAAGCCACAG GCATGACCTGCCAAGCCCGGAGCTCCTACATGGATACAGAGGTGCTCTGGGGCCACCGATTCACACCAGTCCTCACCTTGGAAAAGGGCTTCTATGAGGTGGACTACAACACCTTCCACGATACCTATGAGACCAACACACCCAGCTGCTGTGCCAAGGAGCTGGCAGAAATGAAGCGGGAAGGCCGGCTCCTCCAGTacctccccagccccccactGCTGGGGGGCTGTGCTGAGGCAGGGCTGGATGCAGAGGCTGAGCAGAATGAAGAAGATGAGCCCAAGGGGCTGGGTGGGTCCAGGGAGGCCAGGGGCTTGGTGTGA